In Acidimicrobiales bacterium, one genomic interval encodes:
- a CDS encoding TetR/AcrR family transcriptional regulator: MTAPVRRPRARRGEGDRLRAEILDAASQLLLRTADREAVSIRAVADAVGVTPPSIYLHFADKAELINAVCLRHFVDLDQYIKAAVEGIEDPLEELLHRGKAYVRFGREHPEQYRILFMSRPDPSEQPPDEQFLAACGFNALMETVDRAMTGGAIARQDPVLVATGLWTVVHGITSLAISMAHYPLVPLERLVDHLLETHGRGLRA; this comes from the coding sequence GTGACCGCTCCCGTCCGCCGCCCGCGGGCCCGTCGCGGCGAGGGCGACCGGCTGCGCGCCGAGATCCTCGACGCCGCCTCGCAGCTCCTCCTCCGCACCGCCGACCGGGAGGCCGTCTCCATTCGGGCCGTCGCCGACGCCGTCGGCGTGACGCCGCCGTCGATCTACCTGCACTTCGCCGACAAGGCCGAGCTGATCAACGCCGTCTGCCTCCGCCACTTCGTCGACCTGGACCAGTACATCAAGGCGGCGGTCGAGGGCATCGAGGACCCCCTGGAGGAGCTGCTCCATCGGGGGAAGGCGTACGTCCGGTTCGGCCGTGAGCATCCCGAGCAGTACCGGATCCTGTTCATGTCGAGACCGGACCCGAGCGAGCAGCCGCCCGACGAGCAGTTCCTCGCCGCGTGCGGCTTCAACGCCCTGATGGAGACGGTGGACCGGGCCATGACCGGCGGCGCCATCGCCCGCCAGGACCCGGTCCTCGTCGCCACCGGCCTGTGGACCGTCGTCCACGGCATCACCTCGCTCGCCATCTCGATGGCCCACTACCCACTGGTGCCGCTTGAGAGACTGGTCGACCACCTGCTGGAGACGCACGGGCGGGGGCTGCGCGCCTGA
- the hemB gene encoding porphobilinogen synthase, whose translation MAFPERRLRRLRRTPALRRMVAETTLAVDDLVAPLFVREGATAPVPIASLPGVVQHSRESLVKEVRELAGLGVPAVVLFGVPAQKDPVGSAAWDLDGIVQLALRDLREEVGDRMVLVTDLCLDEYTDHGHCGVLDATGQPDNDATVDLYARVAVCQADAGADVVAPSGMMDGQVAAIRAALDAAGHPATAILAYAAKYASALYGPFRDAVDVTISGGEGDRRGYQQDPRNAREALAEVAADVAEGADIVMVKPALAYLDVIAAVRAAVDVPVAAYAVSGEYAMLKAAAERGWVDGPAVALETTLAIKRAGADVILTYLARELAETLHG comes from the coding sequence ATGGCCTTCCCCGAACGCCGCCTGCGCCGGCTGCGGCGCACGCCGGCCCTGCGCCGGATGGTCGCCGAGACCACCCTGGCGGTCGACGACCTGGTCGCCCCGCTGTTCGTGCGGGAGGGCGCCACCGCGCCGGTGCCGATCGCCTCGCTTCCCGGCGTCGTCCAGCACAGCCGCGAATCGCTGGTGAAGGAGGTGCGCGAGCTGGCCGGGCTGGGCGTCCCGGCCGTCGTGCTGTTCGGCGTCCCGGCGCAGAAGGACCCCGTCGGCTCGGCGGCGTGGGACCTCGACGGCATCGTGCAGTTGGCCCTGCGCGACCTGCGGGAAGAGGTGGGGGACCGGATGGTGCTCGTCACCGACCTCTGCCTCGACGAGTACACCGACCACGGGCACTGCGGCGTGCTCGACGCCACCGGCCAGCCGGACAACGACGCCACCGTGGACCTCTACGCCCGGGTGGCGGTGTGCCAGGCCGATGCGGGGGCCGACGTGGTGGCGCCCAGCGGGATGATGGACGGGCAGGTCGCCGCCATCCGGGCCGCCCTCGACGCCGCGGGCCACCCGGCCACCGCCATCCTCGCCTACGCCGCCAAGTACGCCTCCGCCCTCTACGGCCCGTTCCGCGACGCGGTGGACGTCACCATCAGCGGCGGCGAGGGCGACCGCCGGGGCTACCAGCAGGACCCCCGCAACGCCCGCGAGGCGCTGGCCGAGGTGGCCGCCGACGTGGCCGAGGGCGCCGACATCGTCATGGTGAAGCCGGCGCTGGCCTACCTCGACGTCATCGCCGCCGTGCGGGCCGCCGTGGACGTCCCCGTGGCCGCCTACGCGGTCAGCGGGGAGTACGCCATGCTCAAGGCGGCCGCCGAGCGGGGCTGGGTCGACGGTCCCGCCGTCGCCCTGGAGACCACTCTCGCCATCAAGCGGGCCGGCGCCGACGTGATCCTCACCTACCTGGCCCGGGAGCTGGCCGAGACCCTGCATGGCTGA
- a CDS encoding DUF3039 domain-containing protein, with protein MVAPLQPGVAEVLETRPADEPRTGEPEAAHIVKADGGNAAAKVLEARVYGTPLEALCGVVFVPQRDPTKLPLCATCKDIYETYRAFNDGLPDNPEP; from the coding sequence GTGGTCGCCCCCCTGCAGCCCGGTGTGGCCGAGGTGTTGGAGACCCGCCCGGCCGACGAGCCGCGCACGGGCGAGCCCGAGGCCGCCCACATCGTGAAGGCCGACGGCGGCAACGCGGCGGCCAAGGTCCTCGAGGCCCGGGTCTACGGCACGCCCCTGGAGGCCCTGTGCGGCGTGGTGTTCGTGCCGCAGCGGGACCCCACCAAGCTGCCGCTGTGCGCCACGTGCAAGGACATCTACGAGACCTACCGGGCCTTCAACGACGGCCTCCCCGACAACCCCGAGCCCTGA
- the hemL gene encoding glutamate-1-semialdehyde 2,1-aminomutase gives MAEGNEALYERACEAIPGGVSSPVRSFRSVGGTPYFVARAEGASIWDVEGRRYLDYVQSYGASILGHAHPAVVEAVRRAAGEGTSYGAPTEREVLLAEAIRSRVPGCDLVRLVSSGTEAAMTAVRVARGFTGRDRVVMFAGCYHGHSDTLLASGGSGVATLGLPASAGVPAGAVADTVVVPYNVVPEIGEDVACVIVEPVAANMGLVPPVAGFLEGLRAACDRAGALLVFDEVISGFRLGPGGAQERFGVRPDLSVFGKVIGGGLPLAAFGGRRDVMEVLAPLGDVYQAGTLSGNPLATAAGLAVLDLLDDAAYTMLAGRAAELGPALAEVVAEAGLPVQVPVVGPLVGLFFADAPVTDYDAARAACSNGLYARFFRALLDRGVALAPGPYEVMFPSLAHTQGDLERTVDQARAAAAALPPPT, from the coding sequence ATGGCTGAGGGGAACGAGGCGCTCTACGAGCGGGCCTGCGAGGCCATCCCCGGCGGGGTCAGCTCGCCGGTGCGGTCGTTCCGCTCGGTCGGCGGCACGCCGTACTTCGTGGCCCGGGCCGAGGGCGCGTCGATTTGGGACGTCGAGGGCCGCCGCTACCTCGACTACGTGCAGTCGTACGGGGCGTCGATCCTGGGCCACGCCCACCCGGCCGTGGTCGAGGCGGTCCGCCGGGCGGCCGGCGAGGGCACCAGCTACGGCGCGCCCACCGAGCGGGAGGTGCTGCTGGCCGAGGCCATCCGCTCCCGGGTGCCCGGGTGCGACCTGGTCCGGCTGGTGAGCAGCGGGACCGAGGCGGCCATGACGGCGGTGCGGGTGGCCCGGGGCTTCACCGGTCGCGACCGGGTGGTGATGTTCGCCGGCTGCTACCACGGCCACAGCGACACGCTGCTGGCGTCGGGCGGGAGCGGGGTGGCGACGCTGGGCCTGCCCGCCTCGGCCGGCGTGCCCGCCGGCGCCGTGGCCGACACCGTCGTGGTCCCCTACAACGTCGTCCCCGAGATCGGCGAGGACGTGGCGTGCGTCATCGTGGAGCCCGTCGCCGCCAACATGGGCCTCGTCCCGCCCGTGGCCGGCTTCCTCGAAGGGTTGCGGGCGGCGTGCGACCGGGCCGGCGCCCTGTTGGTCTTCGACGAGGTGATCTCCGGCTTCCGCCTGGGCCCGGGCGGCGCCCAGGAGCGCTTCGGCGTGCGCCCCGACCTGTCGGTGTTCGGCAAGGTGATCGGCGGCGGCCTCCCGCTGGCGGCGTTCGGCGGGCGTCGCGACGTCATGGAGGTGCTCGCCCCCCTCGGCGACGTGTACCAGGCCGGCACCCTGTCGGGGAACCCGCTGGCGACCGCCGCCGGCCTCGCCGTCCTCGACCTGCTCGACGACGCCGCCTACACGATGCTGGCCGGGCGGGCCGCCGAGCTGGGCCCGGCCCTGGCCGAGGTGGTCGCCGAGGCCGGCCTTCCCGTCCAGGTGCCGGTGGTCGGCCCGCTGGTCGGCCTCTTCTTCGCCGACGCGCCGGTGACCGACTACGACGCCGCCCGGGCGGCCTGCTCCAACGGCCTGTACGCCCGCTTCTTCCGGGCCCTGCTCGACCGCGGCGTGGCCCTGGCGCCCGGCCCCTACGAGGTCATGTTCCCGAGCCTGGCCCACACCCAGGGCGACCTCGAGCGCACCGTCGACCAGGCGAGGGCCGCCGCCGCCGCGCTCCCACCCCCGACGTGA
- a CDS encoding geranylgeranyl reductase family protein yields the protein MTTSHDVLVVGGGPAGASCAYWLAEAGHDVLLVEKKRYPREKTCGDGLTPRSVKQLNDMGLAGALAGHHRFDGLRSIAFGRTLELRWPDHPDFPTYGYVVTRKDLDQLVAERAAKAGATIWQESEAVSPVLDGAAVRGAVVRRKDAGGSLTEEVAARYVIVADGANSRFGRALGTSRDRSRPMGLAIRGYYESPRHDEPWIESHLDIRDASGTVLPGYGWIFPVGDGRVNVGVGLLSTSKRWKSVNTSHLMESFAAYAPPSWGIRPETSCGPPTGGKLPMAFSLSPTSGPSHLVIGDAGGAINPFNGEGICYAYETGRMAAEAVGRALATGDTTALEDYPRRAREEYELYYKVASAFVRIIGHPTAMRALVSTGMRSRTLMEWVLRIMANLLRPDELGPAEAVYKAVAAIARLAPDGRPSHTAP from the coding sequence GTGACCACCAGCCACGACGTGCTGGTCGTGGGCGGCGGCCCGGCGGGCGCGTCGTGCGCCTACTGGCTGGCCGAGGCGGGCCACGACGTGCTGCTCGTGGAGAAGAAGCGGTACCCCCGGGAGAAGACGTGCGGCGACGGGCTCACGCCGCGTTCGGTGAAGCAGCTCAACGACATGGGGCTGGCCGGCGCCCTGGCCGGCCACCACCGCTTCGACGGGCTGCGGTCGATCGCGTTCGGCCGGACGCTGGAGCTGCGCTGGCCCGACCACCCCGACTTCCCCACCTACGGCTACGTCGTCACCCGCAAGGACCTCGACCAGCTGGTGGCCGAGCGGGCCGCGAAGGCGGGCGCCACCATCTGGCAGGAGTCCGAGGCGGTGTCGCCGGTGCTGGACGGCGCCGCCGTGCGAGGCGCGGTGGTGCGGCGCAAGGACGCCGGCGGCTCCCTGACCGAGGAGGTGGCCGCCCGCTATGTGATCGTGGCCGACGGGGCCAACTCCAGATTCGGCCGGGCCCTGGGCACCAGCCGCGACCGGTCGCGGCCGATGGGGCTGGCCATCCGGGGGTACTACGAGTCGCCCCGCCACGACGAGCCGTGGATCGAGAGCCACCTCGACATCCGTGACGCGTCGGGCACCGTCCTGCCCGGCTACGGATGGATCTTTCCCGTGGGCGACGGGCGGGTCAACGTGGGCGTCGGGCTCCTCTCCACGTCGAAGCGGTGGAAGTCGGTGAACACCAGCCACCTGATGGAGTCGTTCGCCGCCTACGCGCCGCCGTCGTGGGGGATCCGCCCGGAGACGTCGTGCGGGCCGCCCACCGGCGGCAAGCTCCCCATGGCGTTCTCGCTGTCGCCCACCAGCGGCCCCTCCCACCTGGTGATCGGCGACGCCGGCGGCGCCATCAACCCGTTCAACGGCGAGGGCATCTGCTACGCCTACGAGACGGGGCGCATGGCCGCCGAGGCGGTGGGCCGGGCCCTCGCCACCGGCGACACCACGGCGCTGGAGGACTACCCCCGGCGGGCCCGGGAGGAGTACGAGCTCTACTACAAGGTCGCCTCCGCCTTCGTCCGCATCATCGGCCACCCCACGGCCATGCGCGCCCTGGTCAGCACCGGCATGCGGTCGCGCACGCTCATGGAGTGGGTCCTGCGCATCATGGCCAACCTGCTGCGCCCGGACGAGCTCGGTCCCGCCGAGGCGGTCTACAAGGCCGTGGCCGCCATCGCCCGCCTCGCCCCCGACGGGCGGCCGTCGCACACCGCGCCGTGA